From the genome of Mucilaginibacter paludis DSM 18603:
CTTTCACACTTTTAGTTTCGGCAGCAGTTATGATCCTGAAAGGATGAATTTCGGGGCGCTGCGTGTTTTAAACGATGATACCGTTGAGGGTGGCAAAGGCTTTGGCGAGCATCCGCACGATAATATGGAAATCATCTCCATCCCGTTGGAGGGTGGGTTAAAACATCGCGATAATATGAATAATTCAGCGGTGATCAGTGACGGAGATATCCAGGTGATGAGCGCCGGTACGGGCATATTCCATAGCGAGCACAATAACGATCCGAACGAAACGGTTAAGTTTTTACAGATCTGGTTATACCCAAACCAAATTAATGTAGAGCCCCGTTATGATCAGCTTACGCTGAATAAAAACGACAGGCATAATCGATTGCAGCAGGTATTATCCCCAGATCCGGACGACGCCGGGGTATGGATATACCAAAACGCCTGGTTTAACCTGGGTAACTTTGATAAAGGTGTAAGCACCGAGTACCGCATCAAAGCCAAAGGCAACGGTGTTTACGCATTTATACTGAAAGGATCGGTTGAAATTGACGGCCAGGTATTAAACACCCGCGATGGCTTTGGCATCTGGGATACCGATAAATTTACCATTAAAGCATTAAGCGACGCTGAGTTTTTGTTAATGGATGTACCCATGGATTTTAACATTTAAGCCTCATGAGCAACATACAAATTTTGGTAATAGGCCGCCATGCGGAAATTACAAGTACCATTATCCGGCTTATTAACAATAAGCCGGATTGGAAGTGCACAGGAGTTTTAACCGACGAAGAGGCCATTGCAGCCTTCGATGAAAAATCGTTCAACGCGGTATTGATTGGCGCCGGTGTAACACCGCAAGAAAAACAACAGCTCTGTGATATTTTTCACGCTAAAAAACCTGGAATCCCTGTTATTCAACATTATGGTGGCGGCAGTGGTTTACTTTTTGCCGAAATATACCAGGCGCTGGGTATCAGTTAATTTTAAAAAAAGAGGCATGTAGCGGCCAACGCATTGAAAACAGCAACAATCACGGGCGATATTGAAATCACCCGGACTGCTGGGGGTACGACGTCCTTATACGCTATTATTTTCTTAAAGCACTGAGTTGGGTAAAAAGCCCCTTCTCTTCTTCGGTTAAATTTTTAGGCGTTGTAATCACCATGCGTACGTAAGCATCGCCGCGCTCGTCCGGCTTGCCAAAAACTGGCATGCCCATACCTTTTAACCTTAATGTTTTATGGCTGTCTGTTCCAGCCGGGATGGTCATATTGACGGCTTTATCAATACCCTGAACGGTTACTTTCCCTCCCAGAACGGCGGTGTACAAATCTAAGCTTTGGTCAAAGTACAAGTCATTACCTTTTAACTCATAGCGCGGGTGTGGGGCAATATGCACGGTTATCAGCAAATCGCCATTTTCGCCTCCGTTAAAACCCGGATTACCTTTACCTTTTAAGCGTAACACCTGTCCTTCGGCGGTGCCGGGCTTAAACTTAAGGTTCAGCTTGGCGCCATCCAGTGTAACCTGGCGGGTAACACCATGGAATGATTCTTCGAGCGTTAGCTCAATGGTAGCTTCTGCATTTTCGCCACGATTAGGCCTGGTGCTTCTTTTGCGGCCGCCACCACCTCCAAAACCTCCGCCACCCCCAAATATCGATTCAAAAAAACTGGAGAACTGGCTGCCATCAC
Proteins encoded in this window:
- a CDS encoding pirin family protein, with protein sequence MAQTVLHLANSRGKTDIGWLKSFHTFSFGSSYDPERMNFGALRVLNDDTVEGGKGFGEHPHDNMEIISIPLEGGLKHRDNMNNSAVISDGDIQVMSAGTGIFHSEHNNDPNETVKFLQIWLYPNQINVEPRYDQLTLNKNDRHNRLQQVLSPDPDDAGVWIYQNAWFNLGNFDKGVSTEYRIKAKGNGVYAFILKGSVEIDGQVLNTRDGFGIWDTDKFTIKALSDAEFLLMDVPMDFNI
- a CDS encoding DnaJ C-terminal domain-containing protein, with protein sequence MDYKDYYKVLGVKKDASTDEIKKAYRKLAVKYHPDKNAGDKAAEEKFKEANEANEILGNPEKRKKYDEMGENWQQYANNPYGQGRPATGSQGFNTEDFYGDGSQFSSFFESIFGGGGGFGGGGGRKRSTRPNRGENAEATIELTLEESFHGVTRQVTLDGAKLNLKFKPGTAEGQVLRLKGKGNPGFNGGENGDLLITVHIAPHPRYELKGNDLYFDQSLDLYTAVLGGKVTVQGIDKAVNMTIPAGTDSHKTLRLKGMGMPVFGKPDERGDAYVRMVITTPKNLTEEEKGLFTQLSALRK